A stretch of DNA from Arachis hypogaea cultivar Tifrunner chromosome 19, arahy.Tifrunner.gnm2.J5K5, whole genome shotgun sequence:
aacactacaaaatcACCTAATTTGGAGTGGATTGATTAGCAGACACGTAAGTTATAATTTAAACACTTCTTATTAAATTAAAAGTGTTACAGTTTTTAGTGCATGAATAGATTTCGAGATTTTcgctatatatttattatattttattttatacaatataaatgatttagatttataagaataaattattttttaattgatcagaattttaataatatgaatttaaataatattacactttgaaatttgaatatttaattTAGTGTACAAAATTTGAAGGATGTGGCGCCAATATTTCATTTCCCGCCTAAGCGCAAAGTTTCTCGAAACCACTTTACAAACGACACCGTTTCATCACTCATCCCCTTCAATCCAAATTTGAAGTTGCAGCAAACTTGtacactctttctctctctctctccaccgtGCCGGCACCAGTTACCATCTTCACTTTCCCTTCACTGCCACCTCAATTTTCGATTTTCCaacttcccttcttcttcttcttcttcttcttccaattcCATTTCCACCACCACCCTCACCTTCACCTTCATCTTCACTGTGAATGGGTTCTTCAGAGGCAGATCCAGATCCAGTGACACGCTACTCCCAAACCGAACGCATCGTTCTCCTCATCGACTTGGACCCACTACTCAGCCTACCTGACCCCACACCTTACACCTCCGCCATCCTCTCCTCCGCCGCCACACTCCtctccttcccctctctctccaCAGCACTCTTCTCCTTCAGGCTCTTCTTGTCATCCCTCTCCCCTCTCCTCTCATCCTCCACTCTCTCcatccctctctccctctccttcgaCCTCCCTTCCCCCACCCTCCGCCACCTCTCCAACGCCCTCTCCTCCCTCCCCTCTCTCCTCCGCCGCCACCACATTTCATCCCCCAAAGCCTCGCACATCGCCTCCACCTTGCGCCAGCTCATCCACGACTATGCTTGGGATCCCGATTCAAGTCTCGATTCTCCAGTACCTTCCAGTTTGGTACTCTTGTTCTCTCCCCTATGCAATTCCTTTGAACAATTGTCTTTGTTTCTTGATAGAGAGGTCGGTGATGAGTATTCTTTCTGCGAGATGTTTTCTGAGTTCTTTGGGAGTGTTAGGGATGTGTTTAGTTCTAGAGATATTCACTGTAGTTGGGTTAGTGTTAGCGCTAGTGCTAGATTTGAATCTGAGTGCGGTGATAGTGGTGAAATTGGAAGGGTTCGTGGGTTTTTTGAGAGGGGGGTTAAGGGTTTGGGTTGGGGTTTTTGTGGTGCAGATTCGATTGTGCTTGGTTCTGCTCTTGTTCCTTTTGGCTTGATTTACcccaaaattggggtttattggGGTTCTCTTGATTCTAATGATTGTTCGTCTAAGAAAGCTCAAGTGCAGCTGTGTCTTCAGATGTTAGATGTGAATAGGATTCCTATTCAGTTCAATTGTTGTGATCTTGAGTTAGTGGATTTGAAAATTCCACGTAGGTGTGGTGATGCTAGGTTTAATCCGGATTTGGTGAATTCGCAAGGAGCAGTTTGTCAGAGAAATGAGAGATTTCGGAAACAGTTTTCGGATGGAATCATTAAATTTGAGGTTAAGGCTGTGCAGAAGTCTGATGCTTTTGTGAATGTGAGGGAATGCTTATCTGAATCTGTTATGGTGCGTGAGGTTTTCAGAGAATCTAAGAAGAAAAAGGACGAAAATTCAGATCAGTTTTTTGCAGATAGGGTTCTTCAGATGCTTGCTACTGAATTTGGTTTCCAGTGGAGGAGAAAATCAGTGCCCATTTGGGAAATCCTCTTGAGTTTTCTTTGTAAAGAAGGTTGCTGGGCGTTGGTGTCTCTCACCAATGGTAATGGTGGTTCATGTATGGGTGTTCTGAGGCCTTTTACTGTTTATTCTGCTCTCTTATCTGTACTAGGGGATCCAGATATGGATAATGATATAGGTGGAGCAAATACGGTTCAATATATAAGGACAATGGAACACAGGGTTTTTAAATCTGATCGCAAATCTAAGAAGGACAAGGTTTTCTTGGATTCTCAAGCTAAGGAGAGTGATGCAGCTAATGAGGGTCATggggaaaagaaaaagatggATTTGAAATCACTTCAAAACCTTACATGGAGCTCATTCTGTGAATCAGTATGTAATCAATTTGAAATGGATTTGAAGGATGTTTATTCAGTCATTGAAAGTAGCAAGTCAAAAAAGTTGAAGTTTTTGAAATGGTGGATGAAACAGATAAAGAAGTCTAGCTGTAGTGATATAATAAATTTGTCAGAAACACCAAAGTCAAATGAGATCATTGCAGAAAAGAATAAAGATAAATTAACTGAGTCACCTCCAAATATTGAACAGCCGGTATCCTCATCTGCCTCAGCTGGGATTAACACCGAGGCTTCTAGAATACAGGATGACGCTGTGCTTGACTGTAGGTTAGAAACGTCCGCAGAATTTTTCAGTAATCTTTCCACCAAGA
This window harbors:
- the LOC112779872 gene encoding uncharacterized protein codes for the protein MGSSEADPDPVTRYSQTERIVLLIDLDPLLSLPDPTPYTSAILSSAATLLSFPSLSTALFSFRLFLSSLSPLLSSSTLSIPLSLSFDLPSPTLRHLSNALSSLPSLLRRHHISSPKASHIASTLRQLIHDYAWDPDSSLDSPVPSSLVLLFSPLCNSFEQLSLFLDREVGDEYSFCEMFSEFFGSVRDVFSSRDIHCSWVSVSASARFESECGDSGEIGRVRGFFERGVKGLGWGFCGADSIVLGSALVPFGLIYPKIGVYWGSLDSNDCSSKKAQVQLCLQMLDVNRIPIQFNCCDLELVDLKIPRRCGDARFNPDLVNSQGAVCQRNERFRKQFSDGIIKFEVKAVQKSDAFVNVRECLSESVMVREVFRESKKKKDENSDQFFADRVLQMLATEFGFQWRRKSVPIWEILLSFLCKEGCWALVSLTNGNGGSCMGVLRPFTVYSALLSVLGDPDMDNDIGGANTVQYIRTMEHRVFKSDRKSKKDKVFLDSQAKESDAANEGHGEKKKMDLKSLQNLTWSSFCESVCNQFEMDLKDVYSVIESSKSKKLKFLKWWMKQIKKSSCSDIINLSETPKSNEIIAEKNKDKLTESPPNIEQPVSSSASAGINTEASRIQDDAVLDCRLETSAEFFSNLSTKIQQGIESEDIDLGAMAKRLVNSSIYWLCRKDSRETNSEGQKGGRETNSEGQHDDREISNEGHNAPSSSIVASELIKFLLREPKELAAKYKSRNSFSQASEPRLSKQVTEHAAREYELQILLRMEILQSEVGSGVEDSSKHKFVKKICQLLDDMHCHMEGGFFGDWNLENYVAKIIKSRYSHTLEDVVHKIYNKMDLLLFADVEEAPNNFLNSEDSDKPLNQIVYRDEMGENDISNGPISSENEPFQLQNNDTGKLQRAIQEDHGRKLIEAKERRDRARRFSSFTSWIPDLQRVWAPKHKAMKPKTDPFRKVPNEKRKRASYDRVCETPLTGNKRSIQREGDSGYDNYIADGDQASGSVSRKLFQGD